The following are from one region of the Stigmatella ashevillena genome:
- a CDS encoding YqiA/YcfP family alpha/beta fold hydrolase: MNMAHTSPPGPRWLYLHGFASGPESAKGVALAAHFARQGLHLERLNLRQPSLEHLRMSAMMRTVRDAIGTERDRAVVLGSSLGGLTASRVAEEDARVCALVLLAPAFQMMSQVRRSLGQEGMRRWEAQGWLEIHDYAQKRPGRVDFGFVQEMDALEARSGRWPDVRVPTLIIHGRQDTTTDIEFSREWARGKSHVRLVEVEDGHELTASLGFIQTEVDDFLRSFRVSVSTTPVSA; encoded by the coding sequence ATGAACATGGCGCACACCTCACCCCCGGGGCCTCGTTGGCTTTACTTGCACGGTTTTGCCTCGGGACCGGAGTCCGCCAAGGGGGTGGCGCTCGCGGCCCACTTCGCACGTCAGGGCCTCCACCTGGAGCGGCTGAACCTGCGTCAGCCCTCGCTCGAGCACCTGCGCATGAGCGCGATGATGCGCACGGTGCGGGACGCCATCGGCACCGAGCGTGACCGGGCCGTGGTGCTGGGCTCGAGCCTGGGGGGGCTGACGGCCAGCCGGGTGGCGGAGGAGGACGCGCGGGTCTGCGCGCTCGTGCTCCTGGCTCCCGCCTTTCAGATGATGTCCCAGGTGCGGCGAAGCTTGGGGCAAGAGGGCATGCGCCGCTGGGAAGCGCAGGGGTGGCTGGAGATCCATGATTACGCGCAAAAGCGGCCGGGACGCGTGGACTTCGGCTTTGTCCAGGAGATGGATGCCCTGGAGGCGCGCTCCGGGCGGTGGCCGGATGTCCGTGTGCCCACGCTCATCATTCATGGGCGCCAGGACACGACGACGGACATCGAATTCTCCCGGGAGTGGGCGCGTGGCAAGTCTCACGTCCGTCTCGTGGAGGTGGAAGACGGACATGAATTGACGGCTTCGCTGGGATTCATCCAAACGGAGGTGGATGATTTTCTTCGTTCTTTTCGTGTGTCGGTGTCGACAACGCCCGTGTCGGCGTGA
- a CDS encoding S8 family serine peptidase: protein MSQRRAIPWLVLLTLAACGQPAEDAVSDVPSLSTQSKFLRSQRAVPGEYIVVFAEPQGLEEMNVSVTASELAVEHGGSLRKTFHHALKGFSADLTEAQARALATNPRVKYVEENGFVSLSATQTGATWGLDRLDQRALPLDSKYTYNATGVGVHAYIIDTGILQTHQEFAQRIGNGVDEETPGGTGADCNGHGTHVAGTVGGTTYGVAKGVTLHPVRVLDCNGEGTFEGVIAGVEWVTANHLSPAVANMSLGGGVSQALDDAVTQSINAGVTYAIAAGNDNANACNASPARAPAAVTVGSVDSRDTRSYFSNFGTCVDIFAPGEGITSSWNTGTTVTAVLSGTSMATPHVTGAVALYLERHPSALPQQVRDALVNNGVAGGVINPGTGSSNVLLYTGFILPPGGVEDAIAPSAAVTAPANNASLVGTVTLAANASDNVGVVRVEFWVDGFAVGSDATSPYSLSWNTTTVSNGSHVLVARAFDAAGNVGTSASVNFTLNNPGFAAYDATLKAPKCGTVGPFCDTGTLVQGRGPTGPEVNTPNTLRSSCYDGTSGAYQSDESLEGLRVSTSDGSELAPGKTVTVTARVWAYGGGFGADSLDLYFAADANSPSWTFLTTVKPTASGAQTLTATYTLPSGSLQAVRGVFRYFGSAAVCPTGSYDDIDDLAFAVRSSGGGGDVTPPVTSLTSPSAGAQLGGTVKLSATASDNVGVSKVEFYAGNTLLGTDTSAPYEFSWNTLSVTNGSYALTSRAYDAVGNEGRSAAVSISVNNASTGCSGTVQLLLNPGFESGNVDWSASSGVIASGSGTARTGSWRALLGGQGQGGTHTLSQQITVPAAACTASLKFWLKVSTDEFLTGPAWDTLNVQIQSSAGPTLATLATYSNLDGGSSYVQRTLDLSAYKGQTVRVSFESHEDFSNQTSFLVDDVSAVVTR from the coding sequence ATGTCTCAGCGTCGAGCCATCCCCTGGCTTGTCCTTCTGACGTTGGCTGCCTGCGGGCAACCGGCAGAAGACGCGGTATCGGATGTCCCCTCCCTCTCCACCCAGAGCAAGTTCCTTCGTTCCCAACGCGCGGTTCCCGGCGAGTACATCGTCGTCTTCGCCGAGCCACAGGGCCTGGAGGAGATGAATGTCTCTGTCACAGCCAGTGAACTCGCCGTGGAGCATGGCGGCAGTCTCCGAAAGACTTTCCACCATGCGCTGAAAGGCTTTTCGGCCGACTTGACCGAGGCGCAGGCCCGCGCCCTCGCTACAAATCCTCGCGTGAAATATGTCGAGGAAAACGGCTTTGTCTCATTGAGTGCCACGCAAACGGGCGCCACGTGGGGCCTCGATCGCTTGGACCAACGCGCCCTCCCGCTGGATTCCAAGTACACCTACAACGCCACTGGGGTAGGTGTTCATGCGTACATTATCGACACAGGCATCCTCCAGACGCACCAGGAGTTCGCGCAGCGCATCGGCAACGGCGTGGATGAGGAGACGCCGGGAGGCACGGGCGCCGACTGCAACGGTCATGGCACGCACGTGGCCGGTACGGTGGGAGGCACCACCTATGGCGTGGCGAAGGGCGTGACGCTGCACCCGGTGCGTGTCCTCGACTGCAATGGAGAGGGCACCTTTGAAGGGGTCATCGCGGGCGTGGAGTGGGTGACGGCGAACCATCTGTCTCCCGCGGTGGCCAACATGAGCCTGGGCGGCGGCGTGAGCCAGGCACTGGATGACGCGGTCACCCAGTCGATCAACGCGGGGGTGACGTACGCCATCGCCGCGGGCAATGACAACGCGAACGCCTGCAACGCCTCTCCGGCCCGCGCCCCAGCCGCCGTGACGGTGGGCTCCGTGGACTCTCGGGACACCCGGTCCTACTTCTCCAACTTCGGCACGTGTGTGGACATCTTCGCGCCGGGAGAGGGCATCACCTCCTCCTGGAACACCGGCACCACGGTGACCGCCGTCCTCAGTGGCACGTCGATGGCCACCCCTCACGTGACGGGCGCGGTGGCCCTGTACTTGGAGCGCCACCCGTCCGCGCTGCCGCAGCAGGTGCGGGACGCGCTGGTCAACAACGGCGTCGCCGGAGGGGTGATCAACCCGGGCACCGGTTCGTCCAACGTCCTGCTCTACACCGGCTTCATTTTGCCCCCCGGGGGCGTCGAGGACGCCATTGCCCCTTCCGCGGCGGTGACGGCACCCGCGAACAATGCTTCGCTCGTGGGCACGGTGACCCTTGCGGCGAACGCTTCGGACAATGTCGGTGTGGTCCGGGTCGAGTTCTGGGTGGACGGGTTCGCCGTGGGCAGTGACGCCACCTCGCCGTACTCGCTCTCCTGGAACACCACCACGGTGTCCAACGGCAGCCATGTGCTCGTGGCCCGGGCGTTTGATGCCGCGGGGAACGTGGGCACGAGTGCCTCGGTGAACTTCACGCTCAACAACCCAGGCTTCGCCGCCTATGACGCGACGCTCAAGGCGCCCAAGTGCGGCACCGTGGGGCCCTTCTGCGACACGGGCACCCTGGTCCAGGGCCGAGGCCCCACGGGCCCCGAGGTGAACACGCCCAACACGCTCCGGAGCTCCTGCTACGACGGGACCAGCGGCGCCTACCAGAGTGATGAATCCTTGGAGGGGCTGCGGGTCTCCACCAGCGATGGCTCGGAGCTCGCGCCGGGCAAGACGGTCACCGTGACGGCACGGGTCTGGGCCTACGGGGGCGGCTTCGGTGCCGACTCGTTGGATCTGTACTTCGCGGCGGATGCCAACAGCCCCTCGTGGACCTTCCTCACCACCGTGAAGCCCACGGCCAGCGGGGCGCAGACCCTGACCGCCACGTACACCCTTCCCTCGGGGAGTCTCCAGGCCGTCCGGGGCGTCTTCCGGTACTTCGGAAGCGCCGCCGTCTGCCCCACCGGCAGCTACGATGACATCGATGATCTCGCCTTCGCGGTGCGGAGCAGTGGGGGAGGGGGCGATGTCACGCCTCCTGTGACGTCCCTGACGTCTCCGTCCGCAGGGGCCCAGCTCGGCGGCACGGTGAAGCTCAGCGCCACGGCGTCCGACAACGTGGGCGTCTCCAAGGTCGAGTTCTACGCCGGCAATACCTTGCTGGGCACGGACACCTCCGCGCCCTACGAGTTCTCCTGGAACACCTTGAGCGTGACCAATGGCAGCTACGCGTTGACCAGCCGGGCCTATGACGCCGTGGGAAACGAGGGCCGCTCGGCCGCGGTCTCGATCAGCGTGAACAACGCCTCGACGGGTTGCAGTGGCACCGTGCAACTGCTGCTCAATCCAGGCTTCGAGAGTGGCAACGTGGACTGGAGCGCTTCCAGTGGTGTGATTGCCAGTGGTTCCGGCACGGCGCGCACGGGAAGCTGGCGGGCGCTGCTGGGCGGCCAGGGCCAGGGGGGGACGCACACGCTGTCACAGCAGATCACCGTCCCCGCGGCGGCGTGCACCGCCTCGCTCAAGTTCTGGCTGAAGGTCTCCACGGATGAGTTCCTCACGGGGCCTGCCTGGGACACGCTCAACGTGCAGATCCAGAGCAGTGCGGGGCCGACGCTGGCGACCCTGGCCACCTACAGCAACCTGGATGGAGGCTCGAGCTACGTGCAGCGGACCTTGGATCTCTCCGCCTACAAGGGGCAGACCGTCCGGGTCTCTTTCGAGTCGCACGAGGACTTCTCGAACCAGACCAGCTTCCTGGTGGATGACGTCTCGGCGGTGGTGACGCGGTAG